A stretch of the Streptomyces lunaelactis genome encodes the following:
- a CDS encoding DNA translocase FtsK has protein sequence MTEIDERPATTGQAHNKVTEAVELVVSTQFGSTSMLQRKLRIGFAEATALMEALFQLNVVGPSDGSKAREVLVKTWDLPDLLDRLAANPPAPVHAASGGDDNKVVTLAEYRTAADPEAAATIPAVDFSKPDVYDQEADEDLVDDDEDDDEVLVDEDDEAPAPAAEDWEPNFRERLRELPQIPATFRSKAAFAQSVRDLGNDAKHGVFHAVSHSPKYAGREVKRAAKFYGRGVGHTAQWIYSREHKLLVQQAWAAKQKNAALIMSTTKAMYKERTRRTLKASGLALAAAVVTAIEFGAIWYFSPEWMRPFAWGPALAVVTTLVGIGAVAERVRTRVTPVEGEAYEAETSDDEPFPISDARSRAEAVDCVRRTLASKGINVGAVLKPHRHKWGWEVTVRQKSGTPAELVAQAPNMETPLGLGVDRLLVQPHKELRSDSTLRLVMTNPFSGMGELEKVKPGSLTITEPLLIARRMDAQPFLLPALGSHVLVVGGPGSGKSMLLRAIGSRISDCYDAQLWDVDPVGPGLDALGPAVARKARSEKAIEALLEDALKIAKARATNILAWGHGDNWQPSAKEPGLVVMLDEYKSLSAYAKELVIEIFGVGRKSRVTVIIGSLYGTSDAIGEAVATAVAVRIMLPSRHKDIELVFGAGAGAQGWRPDRLHPLVEGEDPNKSDVGCCYIMGGGSKEPLIYRSYPLAPKVAYARGVARAEVGLPQLDRRTLAAAGVKAPELPKVADVPAPEVEEEAQALADPQLDLLMDALDGIDAVGAANKQGQGRVHLDTLATWMAAEYPDVYGDWDQARLSKELKAAGVKVSGSVRVGDQGPRTGVKGEEIAELIKESQDAAEAVSEGESS, from the coding sequence ATGACTGAGATCGACGAGCGCCCGGCCACGACCGGCCAGGCCCACAACAAGGTGACGGAGGCGGTCGAGCTGGTCGTCTCCACCCAGTTCGGCTCCACCTCGATGCTGCAGCGCAAGCTGCGCATCGGGTTCGCCGAGGCGACCGCGCTGATGGAGGCGCTGTTCCAGCTGAACGTCGTCGGCCCCTCCGACGGGTCCAAGGCCCGCGAGGTCCTGGTGAAGACCTGGGACCTCCCCGACCTCCTGGACCGCCTCGCCGCCAACCCGCCGGCCCCGGTCCACGCCGCCTCCGGCGGCGACGACAACAAGGTCGTCACCCTCGCCGAGTACCGCACGGCGGCCGACCCCGAGGCGGCCGCCACCATCCCCGCCGTCGACTTCAGCAAGCCGGACGTCTACGACCAGGAGGCCGACGAGGACCTGGTCGACGACGACGAGGACGACGACGAGGTCCTGGTCGACGAGGACGACGAGGCGCCGGCCCCGGCGGCGGAGGACTGGGAGCCGAACTTCCGGGAGCGGCTGCGCGAGCTGCCGCAGATCCCGGCCACCTTCCGCTCGAAGGCCGCGTTCGCGCAGTCGGTGCGCGATCTCGGCAACGACGCCAAGCACGGCGTCTTCCACGCGGTGAGCCACTCGCCGAAGTACGCCGGGCGCGAGGTCAAGCGGGCCGCGAAGTTCTACGGGCGCGGGGTCGGCCACACCGCCCAGTGGATCTACTCCCGGGAACACAAGCTGCTGGTCCAGCAGGCGTGGGCGGCGAAGCAGAAGAACGCCGCGCTGATCATGTCGACCACCAAGGCCATGTACAAGGAGCGCACCCGCCGCACGCTCAAGGCATCGGGCCTGGCCCTGGCGGCCGCGGTTGTGACCGCGATCGAGTTCGGCGCGATCTGGTACTTCAGCCCGGAGTGGATGCGGCCCTTCGCCTGGGGCCCGGCCCTGGCGGTGGTGACCACCCTGGTCGGCATCGGCGCGGTCGCCGAGCGCGTCCGCACCCGGGTCACGCCGGTCGAGGGCGAGGCGTACGAGGCGGAGACCTCCGACGACGAGCCGTTCCCGATCAGTGACGCCCGCTCGCGGGCCGAGGCCGTCGACTGCGTGCGCCGCACGCTCGCCTCCAAGGGCATCAACGTCGGCGCGGTGCTCAAGCCGCACCGGCACAAGTGGGGCTGGGAGGTGACGGTCCGGCAGAAGTCGGGGACGCCCGCCGAGCTGGTGGCACAGGCCCCCAACATGGAGACGCCCCTCGGTCTCGGCGTCGACCGGCTCCTGGTCCAGCCGCACAAGGAGCTGCGGTCCGACTCCACCCTGCGCCTGGTGATGACCAACCCGTTCTCCGGGATGGGCGAGCTGGAGAAGGTGAAGCCCGGCTCGCTGACCATCACCGAGCCGCTGCTGATCGCCCGCCGCATGGACGCCCAGCCGTTCCTGCTGCCCGCGCTCGGCAGTCACGTCCTGGTCGTCGGCGGCCCCGGTTCCGGAAAGTCGATGCTGCTGCGTGCGATCGGCTCCCGGATCTCGGACTGCTACGACGCGCAGCTGTGGGACGTCGACCCGGTCGGCCCCGGCCTGGACGCCCTCGGACCGGCCGTCGCCCGAAAGGCCCGCAGCGAAAAGGCAATCGAGGCGCTGCTGGAAGACGCGCTGAAAATCGCAAAGGCCCGCGCGACGAACATTCTGGCCTGGGGCCACGGCGACAACTGGCAGCCCTCCGCCAAGGAGCCCGGCCTGGTCGTGATGCTCGATGAGTACAAGTCCCTTTCCGCATACGCGAAGGAACTGGTCATCGAGATTTTCGGGGTCGGCCGGAAATCCCGCGTCACCGTCATCATCGGCTCGCTGTACGGAACGTCCGACGCGATCGGCGAGGCCGTCGCCACGGCGGTCGCGGTCCGCATCATGCTGCCGAGCCGTCACAAGGACATCGAGCTGGTCTTCGGGGCCGGCGCGGGCGCGCAGGGCTGGCGTCCCGACCGGCTGCACCCGCTGGTGGAGGGCGAGGACCCGAACAAGTCCGACGTCGGCTGCTGCTACATCATGGGCGGCGGCTCGAAGGAGCCGCTGATCTACCGCAGTTACCCGCTGGCCCCGAAGGTGGCCTACGCCCGCGGGGTGGCCCGCGCCGAGGTCGGGCTTCCGCAGCTGGACCGCCGCACGCTCGCCGCGGCCGGGGTCAAGGCACCGGAGCTGCCCAAGGTCGCCGACGTTCCGGCGCCCGAGGTCGAGGAGGAGGCGCAGGCCCTGGCCGACCCCCAGCTCGATCTGCTGATGGACGCGCTGGACGGCATCGACGCGGTCGGCGCGGCCAACAAGCAGGGGCAGGGCCGGGTCCACCTGGACACCCTCGCCACCTGGATGGCGGCGGAGTACCCGGACGTGTACGGCGACTGGGACCAGGCCCGCCTGTCCAAGGAGCTCAAGGCGGCGGGGGTCAAGGTCTCCGGCTCGGTCCGGGTCGGAGACCAGGGCCCGCGCACCGGCGTGAAGGGCGAGGAGATCGCCGAACTGATCAAGGAGTCCCAGGACGCGGCGGAGGCCGTCTCCGAGGGCGAGAGCTCCTGA